The following are from one region of the Terriglobales bacterium genome:
- a CDS encoding beta-ketoacyl-[acyl-carrier-protein] synthase family protein — MTIYNPRAMARRVVITGMGVVSPNGIGNHAFCDAVLAGASGVGRITRFEPDGLPVHIAGEVRDFDETAWVEPRERKHVSRVVPLALAASAEALAEADLDPARMSLDEKRSIGVLLGTGGGPQDFSEAQYRLWLEGKIKQVSIFSIPSGTMGTLSSEISMRFGFRGPSQVVTSGCTSSTDALGYAYRQIQAGVLPMFLVGGADAPLAYGIMKGFTLMKILTTSWNHEPQRGSRPFSADRDGFVLAEGAWMFVLEDLEHARARGARIHAEVAGYGSTCEAFHRVRLEECGEEPARAMQIAMTEAGIGPQQVDYVNLHGTSTELNDRIETRALKLALNCNAHRTPMSALKSQIGHPQGACGAAGVAATLVAMRHGQLPPTINLDVPDPECDLDYVPSPGRRAAIEHALCNCIAFGSKNSALVLRQV, encoded by the coding sequence ATGACAATCTACAATCCCAGGGCTATGGCGCGGCGCGTGGTCATCACCGGTATGGGCGTGGTGAGCCCCAACGGCATCGGCAACCATGCCTTCTGCGATGCCGTCCTGGCAGGCGCCAGCGGCGTGGGCCGCATCACCCGCTTCGAGCCCGACGGCCTCCCGGTGCACATCGCCGGCGAAGTGCGCGACTTCGACGAGACCGCCTGGGTGGAGCCGCGCGAGCGCAAGCACGTTTCGCGCGTCGTGCCACTCGCCCTGGCCGCTTCCGCGGAAGCCCTGGCGGAAGCGGACCTCGATCCCGCCCGCATGTCGCTCGACGAGAAGCGCTCCATCGGCGTGCTGCTGGGCACGGGCGGCGGCCCCCAGGATTTCTCCGAAGCCCAGTATCGTTTGTGGCTGGAAGGCAAAATCAAGCAGGTCAGCATCTTCAGCATTCCCAGCGGGACTATGGGGACGCTCTCCAGCGAGATCAGCATGCGCTTCGGCTTTCGCGGCCCCAGCCAGGTGGTCACCTCGGGCTGCACGTCTTCGACCGACGCGCTGGGCTACGCCTATCGCCAGATCCAGGCCGGCGTGCTGCCCATGTTCCTGGTGGGCGGTGCCGACGCCCCGCTGGCCTACGGCATCATGAAGGGCTTCACCCTGATGAAGATCCTCACCACCTCCTGGAACCACGAGCCCCAGCGCGGCTCGCGCCCGTTCTCCGCTGATCGCGATGGCTTCGTGCTCGCCGAGGGCGCATGGATGTTCGTGCTCGAGGATCTGGAACACGCCCGCGCGCGTGGCGCACGCATCCATGCCGAAGTGGCGGGTTACGGTTCTACCTGCGAGGCATTCCACCGCGTGCGGCTGGAGGAATGCGGCGAGGAGCCGGCGCGAGCCATGCAAATCGCCATGACGGAAGCCGGCATCGGCCCGCAGCAAGTTGACTACGTCAACCTGCACGGCACCTCCACCGAACTCAACGACCGCATCGAGACCCGCGCCCTCAAGCTGGCTCTCAATTGCAACGCGCACCGAACGCCGATGTCGGCGCTGAAGTCGCAGATCGGCCACCCCCAGGGCGCGTGTGGCGCGGCGGGCGTTGCGGCGACTCTGGTGGCCATGCGCCACGGCCAGCTTCCGCCCACCATCAACCTCGACGTGCCCGACCCCGAATGCGACCTCGACTACGTCCCCTCGCCCGGCCGCAGGGCCGCCATCGAGCACGCCCTGTGCAACTGCATCGCCTTCGGCTCGAAGAACTCGGCGTTGGTGCTGCGGCAGGTGTAG